The following coding sequences are from one Venturia canescens isolate UGA chromosome 5, ASM1945775v1, whole genome shotgun sequence window:
- the cno gene encoding uncharacterized protein cno isoform X4, whose amino-acid sequence MIGLWSFKPRRNGKVEILLGSIMFHVRRRPADYVPRKRKKKPAGKWGEYDHRYEDERLPFLLELNPDGTDIPNGTGVRHRLQPNVTEVGSERPIGPQAVQAQTLTLSGSTVMPRHCVIAFTENIVTLTPCSRDAHTYVNNQRITQTTILQNGAIIKFGRMHTFRFIDPAPEDRMRQRHDSNRQMDYTYDRRSPDANSQEVSSEKYRSGSGTPNGGNSSNPPSPTKSSAASPRTSSHNAQAPEGTHNYETTFDLDGNVETASLTSSRDGNRLSQYERQQQQQQQQQQQPRGTDPILPAVLEFLEETEEAFLHAVITDVEPSAPQFKLSPTYTLYLAARYRASTHYRPELQPTERAHRLTVMLAKVATMIQRVIQERYMDASSLALWLANGSELLHMLKSDRHVGAFSTRAQDILADAVHTAFASLVRCISLELAPAMSQFMADADEPAKEAGVLQIFSNTMALLRRCRVNAALTIQLFSHLFHAINSTAFNALVSNGNLCVRWFGRRLKARLNALETWAERQGLEFASQCHLATIMQATHLLQAPKYNAEELATLSSTCFKLNSLQVRALLQKYQPAADEPRLPAELIENVVRVAESVADTLARADGREIRLEEETTLALALLLPEDGYSCEVIRGVPPGLAEFLMPLQRDGLCRMAPQPTSSGYWTIYMIDHHNNLRSPSAMSNRSGGYSGHVGQNHGGQPEIQIIKLHKSTNGMGLSIVAAKGAGQDRLGIYIKSVVAGGAADADGRLTAGDQLLKVDGQSLVGITQEKAAEYLVRTGPIVTLEVAKQGAIYHGLATLLSQPSPVMTRAAHKARPKSEQLEPPRHMEMPPQPSTSHSMGNLLTMPRQQNHVYQERLVDWNVDRVPIPGATVTQVEKAKTQYFNNYEFANNAYQSQSIGHHHHHHQDANSTGQMKLLSSRPPILNNTYLTMYPIDESPRDEDYTRSCNHRTNNKRPIPIIQEPNQMFLTIPSQIERYPPYPVRNNEQHCQMLDETTCDPQFGYYSKDKTELTFPALNRSRDSLNSYECADTTRDTFSFESEPSIPFIDQLDESYQVSSRSEENILSSSWSADNRNSARKFAYESNRDSNNLHINLMKCHHASRGCPQLTNPRPSSALQQRTREIDERTIRTNSLDRNIGEIRLTTARSSLGDIDVSATSGNVIVTHCCCHGHLTHCQAHETIEVETDRKNSPTTETNVTEPEDDSNESSESVDSRIEPSSEEKEELNSTKMRDIMPELNLDLSGLNSDVSSDDSNVREKCWRSPDEVRLGCGRVAALAKHFSKLGEAGLIKFKSIKLSASRQFVSEPDIASPRSPEISGHKRSNRKEYKSEGDLSKADKSIATTPEKEWSMILLDIQTKNELDMRVLYEKTDGLDESKVQCEEGVDDAPGELKKSSSKLSLAEQQEIIQQLKEFANLDNADAPLFIPEHEEPISEVVHYSKASSSAKETMTESIESLNDQHGDATRAPRCSKIVGKMTLEHFRKHSLPTILSTFDVTPSLECCSKKVNKLEKYWSLKDLMANDEDARTETPNDTEQSPKYFIFPTSSRVVSAPEITNETINIFHTRSLNSSGNLTIRSTISISDEHLEKPVSSAPAENSNDSKKLERASSPIIFRDSSAQGLKKEPPKTKFPGSFIRTRKLSKSQDALGEKKTSVSLTEFTGKPVARSLEKISLPKSDTIISNMNKLHECENSMSRNDCPLTAGTSGACRMRERSSKQNSNYYNTIPIKSSAKMGKPVRKKSLIVRKRSKSDMDVSERKPTPRFERGDWIFRDFPPLEIDAESRPRRMSERDLPSRLGHEPTPQQIHSSKSVPALHNVGTEGKQQHEVFNPGYSRASSSNSVTPPVQPPPMPAMNGATSLRSRSSHNLHDPMRVGTLPPSGLVSRQQSSPNLTPSQMHPNMPTNMQSNEAERFYQNLSVYRNQDPTMKQQPSPPNPGDDRSPLHTQKSLRGSQNSLNRPTPELNQARDRPISAYIPQAQQPTGYPSNQMQHQGPPPRSQSSRDIIRQEAKLQEMQEEVRRRELRGSGPSALNQYRPNNYSARAITAAQTANAMRPSRPIGSTPNLGPNSPTYSTRPMGPNYGYAEQYQQYGQFGNKHSQATNHYGLIPKSKNEPVRAHPMENARSPGDYDPNRQVMEHNRQFGSGSLNGPQYSNGPGDVRNGQQPNENLHGRTQNGDGSLMMNADSIAPSRPMLSEDAYRESPPPPPLNTSTHPLYSKPTADSTRYTASMQDPPRGGYYPAQGATQQQQQQQQTQARQYQYSATNPWQREEREKEQARRREAARLWRDQQIAELSSLPQRTSQQEEQLRALQLERDFQKRAEEAANQQDDDDESNDLDNESAQRVQGLLRMAANQDRNNQLNQQQQQQHTLMRTNANNQSIRGTLSPQPVGSQLQSTSIPLHTATSQQGSAHGSGNSYTGQNDGTNLHNQQTSNQNTSGQQPPMSPTYGSTMGQQFINNAKGSTTSSQQMNEERERQRRIDELKKIQAEFDESQRKREDEIRQQQQQLQLHQQQMQQLYAQQQQHQQQQQMQSNLKSQQQLHPGMLRLDNLVINGPSSPPSSQNGSNDAPPPPERGSSYAVMSQQSALRSNTSTTSNVPLGSHPTATIKRVSFHDPNANIEPPRNVSSVTSSTPSSITMDTIREDPNNFINDAENLLASPNTPEGPGGQFQGATPGVIGAQEVYKDPRQKRLAEKQKQQQNSQLGEVPEKLSFKEKMKMFAMETGEDGTPRDKVKISRAQRDIDNIGSPLSPNNNNRS is encoded by the exons GCTCGATAATGTTCCACGTGAGAAGAAGACCGGCGGATTACGTGCCGCGAAAGCGAAAAAAGAAACCGGCAGGAAAATGGGGCGAATACGATCACAGGTACGAGGACGAGAGGTTGCCGTTTCTTCTCGAGCTCAATCCGGATGGTACGGATATACCAAATGGCACAGGAGTCCGGCATCGTTTGCAACCAAACGTGACGGAAGTTGGATCGGAAAGACCAATTGGGCCACAAGCGGTACAGGCACAAACTCTGACGCTATCCGGCTCGACGGTTATGCCGAGGCATTGCGTTATCGCCTTCACCGAAAACATCGTCACTCTTACTCCTTGCTCGAGGGATGCTCATACCTATGTGAATAATCAGAGGATAACACAGACGACAATTCTTCAG AACGGAGCCATCATCAAATTCGGACGAATGCACACCTTCAGATTCATCGACCCTGCACCAGAAGATCGCATGAGACAACGCCACGACTCCAACAGACAAATGGATTACACGTACGACAG ACGTTCGCCAGATGCTAATAGTCAGGAGGTCAGCTCGGAAAAGTACAGATCTGGATCAGGCACACCAAACGGTGGCAACAGCTCGAACCCACCGAGCCCGACGAAATCATCAGCCGCGAGTCCTCGCACATCCTCCCATAATGCACAAGCACCCGAGGGCACACACAATTATGAGACGACCTTCGACCTTGATGGCAATGTGGAGACTGCCAGTCTAACGAGCAGTCGGGATGGCAACAG GCTTTCGCAATACGAGCgtcaacaacagcaacagcagcagcagcagcaacaaccgAGGGGAACGGATCCAATATTGCCGGCCGTGCTGGAGTTCCTTGAGGAAACGGAAGAGGCTTTTCTTCACGCTGTTATAACGGACGTTGAGCCATCGGCCCCGCAGTTCAAGCTCTCACCGACTTACACTCTCTATTTGGCGGCGAGATATCGCGCAAGTACGCACTATCGGCCAGAGCTGCAGCCGACCGAGCGTGCACACAGACTGACAGTGATGTTGGCGAAAGTGGCGACGATGATACAGCGAGTGATACAAGAGCGTTACATGGATGCATCCTCTTTGGCGCTCTGGTTGGCTAATGGATCAGAGCTTCTGCATATGCTCAAGAGCGATCGTCACGTTGGAGCTTTTTCGACGAGAGCTCAGGACATATTGGCGGACGCGGTGCACACGGCATTCGCGTCACTCGTACGCTGCATTTCCCTCGAGCTCGCACCAGCGATGTCACAATTTATGGCCGACGCCGACGAGCCCGCCAAAGAGGCTGGTGTTTTGCAAATATTTTCCAACACAATGGCCCTCCTGAGACGATGTCGGGTCAATGCCGCCCTCACCATACAATTGTTCAGTCATCTCTTCCACGCTATAAACTCGACGGCCTTCAACGCTCTCGTCTCAAACGGCAATCTCTGCGTCAGATGGTTCGGTCGCAGGCTAAAAGCTCGCTTGAACGCCCTCGAGACGTGGGCCGAACGACAAGGCCTCGAATTCGCCAGTCAGTGTCATTTAGCCACGATAATGCAGGCCACTCATCTCCTCCAAGCACCCAAGTACAATGCCGAAGAACTCGCCACTCTGAGCTCCACTTGTTTCAAATTGAATTCCCTCCAAGTACGCGCTCTCCTTCAAAAGTATCAACCCGCCGCCGACGAACCAAGACTGCCCGCCGAATTGATCGAAAATGTCGTCAGAGTTGCCGAAAGCGTTGCCGACACCCTCGCCCGGGCCGATGGCCGCGAAATACGCCTCGAGGAAGAAACCACTTTGGCTCTCGCTCTTCTTTTACCCGAGGATGGATACAGCTGCGAAGTTATCAGAGGTGTCCCACCTGGCTTGGCCGAATTCCTCATGCCCCTTCAACGCGATGGTCTGTGTAGAATGGCCCCCCAACCTACCAGCAGCGGCTATTGGACCATATACATGATCGATCATCATAACAAC TTACGGAGTCCGAGTGCAATGAGCAATCGATCAGGCGGTTATTCCGGTCACGTTGGACAGAATCACGGCGGACAGCCGGAAATTCAGATCATCAAGTTACACAAGTCGACGAATGGAATGGGACTGAGTATTGTTGCGGCAAAG GGTGCTGGCCAGGATAGGCTTGGCATTTATATAAAGAGCGTGGTCGCTGGTGGTGCTGCAGACGCG GATGGAAGATTAACAGCCGGTGATCAACTGCTCAAAGTAGACGGACAAAGTTTGGTCGGAATAACGCAAGAAAA AGCTGCCGAGTATTTGGTGCGAACAGGCCCGATCGTGACGCTAGAAGTCGCTAAACAGGGTGCCATATATCATGGATTAGCCACGTTGCTGTCACAGCCATCTCCCGTTATGACCAGAG CAGCGCACAAGGCCCGACCAAAGTCGGAACAGTTAGAGCCTCCGCGACATATGGAAATGCCGCCGCAGCCGTCAACCTCGCACTCGATGGGAAATCTATTGACGATGCCGCGACAACAAAATCACGTTTATCAAGAGCGTCTCGTCGATTGGAACGTAGATCGCGTGCCAATACCAGGTGCGACAGTAACACAAGTTGAAAAAGCGAAGACgcaatattttaataattacgaATTTGCTAATAATGCGTATCAGAGTCAGAGCATaggtcatcatcatcatcaccatcagGACGCGAATTCAACCGGACAAATGAAATTATTGTCGTCGCGTCCCCCAATTCTTAATAATACTTACTTAACGATGTATCCGATCGACGAGTCACCTCGCGACGAGGATTATACGAGATCCTGCAACCATCGGACCAATAACAAAAGGCCAATTCCTATTATACAAGAGCCTAATCAGATGTTCCTAACTATTCCGAGCCAAATCGAGCGTTATCCTCCTTATCCCGTGAGAAATAATGAGCAACATTGTCAGATGCTTGATGAAACGACGTGCGATCCGCAGTTCGGTTATTACAGCAAGGATAAGACTGAATTAACGTTCCCGGCGTTAAATCGTTCCCGAGACAGCTTAAATTCGTACGAATGTGCTGACACCACGAGAGACACGTTCTCCTTTGAGAGCGAACCGTCGATACCGTTCATCGACCAGCTCGATGAAAGTTATCAAGTCTCCAGTAGATCCGAAGAGAATATACTGTCGTCCAGTTGGTCAGCTGACAACCGAAATTCAGCGAGAAAATTCGCATACGAATCCAACAGAGATTCCAACAATTTGCATATCAACCTCATGAAGTGTCATCACGCGAGTCGCGGTTGCCCACAGTTGACGAATCCTCGTCCCAGCAGTGCTCTTCAACAACGCACAAGAGAAATCGACGAAAGAACGATAAGAACAAACAGCCTGGACCGAAACATTGGTGAAATAAGATTAACGACCGCGCGCTCGTCCCTCGGTGATATCGATGTTTCAGCAACGAGTGGAAATGTCATAGTGACTCACTGTTGTTGCCACGGTCACCTGACTCATTGTCAGGCTCACGAAACTATTGAGGTTGAAACTGACAGGAAAAATTCGCCTACCACAGAGACAAACGTTACCGAGCCGGAGGACGATAGCAACGAGAGTTCTGAGAGTGTTGACAGTCGCATCGAGCCATCcagcgaagaaaaagaagaattaaATTCTACAAAGATGCGAGATATTATGCCAGAATTGAACTTGGATTTGAGCGGTTTGAATAGCGACGTATCCAGCGACGATTCAAACGTTCGAGAAAAATGCTGGCGCTCCCCGGACGAAGTGAGACTGGGATGCGGCAGGGTGGCAGCATTGGccaaacatttttccaaactCGGTGAAGCTGGTCTGATCAAATTCAAGTCTATTAAACTGAGCGCTTCGAGACAATTCGTCTCCGAGCCTGACATCGCCTCACCAAGGAGTCCCGAAATCTCGGGACACAAGAGATCGAACAGAAAAGAGTACAAATCCGAGGGTGATCTCTCGAAAGCGGACAAAAGCATTGCCACCACGCCCGAGAAAGAGTGGAGCATGATTTTACTCGATattcaaacaaaaaacgaGCTGGACATGAGAGTTCTCTATGAGAAAACCGATGGACTCGATGAGAGTAAAGTCCAGTGTGAGGAAGGTGTCGACGACGCGCCAggcgaattgaaaaaaagtagctCAAAGCTCTCCCTCGCCGAGCAGCAAGAAATAATACAACAGTTGAAGGAATTTGCAAACTTGGACAATGCCGACGCCCCTTTGTTCATCCCGGAACACGAAGAGCCGATATCGGAGGTTGTTCATTATTCAAAAGCTTCGAGCTCCGCTAAAGAAACAATGACAGAGTCCATCGAAAGCTTGAACGATCAACATGGCGATGCGACTCGAGCGCCGAGGTGTAGCAAAATTGTTGGTAAAATGACTCTCGAACATTTTCGGAAGCATTCTTTGCCGACGATTTTGAGTACTTTCGATGTAACGCCGAGTCTTGAATGTTGCAGTAAAAAAGTcaataagttggaaaaatattggtCATTGAAGGATTTGATGGCAAACGATGAGGATGCACGGACCGAGACTCCAAACGACACCGAGCAATCACCGAAatactttatttttccaacgaGCTCGAGAGTCGTTTCCGCACCGGAAATAACGAACGAAACGATAAATATATTTCACACGCGATCGTTAAATTCTAGTGGTAATTTAACGATACGCAGTACCATCTCAATTAGCGACGAGCATCTCGAGAAGCCAGTGTCGAGCGCACCGGCCGAGAATTCAAACGATTCAAAAAAGTTGGAGCGAGCATCGAGTCCGATTATTTTTCGAGACTCATCCGCGCAAGGTTTGAAGAAAGAACCTCCCAAAACTAAATTTCCCGGTAGTTTTATCAGAACGAGAAAACTCTCGAAGAGCCAGGACGCTctgggggagaaaaaaactaGTGTAAGTTTAACAGAATTCACAGGAAAGCCCGTGGCACGatctttggaaaaaatttctcttccCAAAAGTGACACAATTATCTCCAATATGAATAAACTGCACGAATGTGAAAATTCAATGAGCCGCAACGATTGCCCGCTGACAGCTGGCACGAGTGGTGCTTGTCGTATGAGAGAACGTTCGTCCAAGCAAAACTCTAATTATTACAACACAATACCGATCAAGAGCAGTGCTAAGATGGGAAAacctgtgagaaaaaaatctttaatcGTAAGAAAAAGATCAAAGAGCGACATGGACGTGTCCGAGAGAAAACCAACACCCAGATTCGAGCGGGGAGATTGGATATTTCGCGATTTTCCACCGTTGGAAATCGATGCGGAATCTC GACCTCGTCGCATGAGCGAACGCGATCTACCATCACGGCTCGGCCACGAACCGACTCCCCAGCAAATTCATAGCAGCAAGTCTGTCCCGGCCCTGCATA atgTAGGGACAGAGGGAAAGCAGCAGCACGAAGTATTCAATCCCGGATACAGCCGTGCCTCGTCGAGTAACAGTGTCACTCCACCCGTCCAACCACCCCCAATGCCAGCTATGAACGGTGCAACTTCCCTACGCTCTCG ATCGAGCCATAACTTGCACGATCCTATGAGAGTAGGCACACTACCACCGAGCGGGCTGGTCAGTCGACAACAATCGTCGCCCAATCTTACGCCAAGTCAGATGCATCCTAATATGCCAACTAATATGCAGAGCAACGAAGCTGAGAGGTTTTACCAAAATTTGAGCGTTTACAGAAATCAAGATCCGACGATGAAACAACAACCAAGTCCACCGAATCCTGGTGACGATAG GAGTCCGTTGCACACGCAAAAAAGTTTGCGGGGATCGCAGAACTCGCTGAATCGGCCAACCCCGGAGCTCAATCAGGCGCGTGATCGACCAATCTCAGCTTACATTCCGCAGGCTCAACAGCCAACAGGATATCCGAGCAATCAGATGCAGCATCAAGGCCCACCGCCGAGATCTCAATCGTCGCGCGATATAATACGCCAAGAGGCGAAGCTGCAAGAAATGCAAGAAGAAGTTAGGCGTCGTGAGCTCAGAGGAAGCGGACCGTCGGCTCTGAATCAATACAGACCGAATAACTATAGCGCGAGAGCGATAACAGCGGCGCAGACAGCGAACGCGATGAGACCATCGAGGCCGATTGGTTCGACGCCAAATTTGGGTCCAAATTCACCAACCTACTCGACACGACCAATGGGACCTAATTACGGTTACGCCGAGCAGTATCAGCAGTACGGTCAATTCGGCAACAAACATTCGCAAGCTACGAATCATTATGGTCTAATACCAAAAAGTAAGAACGAGCCGGTACGAGCTCATCCAATGGAAAACGCAAGATCTCCTGgcgattacgatccgaaccgCCAAGTGATGGAGCATAATCGTCAATTCGGTAGTGGATCGTTGAACGGTCCTCAGTATTCAAACGGACCCGGTGACGTCAGGAACGGTCAACAGCCAAACGAGAATCTCCACGGTCGAACTCAAAACGGCGATGGAAGTTTGATGATGAATGCCGATAGTATAGCCCCCTCAAGGCCCATGTTGTCAGAGGATGCCTACAGGGAGAGTCCGCCCCCGCCGCCGCTGAACACTTCAACGCATCCGTTGTACAGTAAACCCACCGCGGATTCTACGCGATACACGGCTAGCATGCAAGACCCGCCTCGTGGTGGTTACTATCCGGCGCAAGGAGCTacgcaacaacagcagcaacagcagcaaacACAAGCCCGTCAGTATCAATATAGCGCAACGAATCCTTGGCAACgcgaggaaagagaaaaagaacaaGCGCGACGTAGAGAAGCAGCGAGACTGTGGAGAGATCAACAAATCGCAGAGCTGAGTTCTTTACCGCAAAGAACTTCTCAACAGGAGGAACAGCTTCGAGCCCTTCAATTGGAACGTGATTTCCAGAAGAGGGCGGAAGAAGCGGCCAATCAACAGGATGACGATGACGAAAGTAACGATCTAGATAACGAGAGTGCTCAAAGGGTTCAAGGATTGCTTAGGATGGCTGCTAATCAGGATAGAAACAATCAACTCaatcaacaacaacaacaacaacatacGTTGATGAGGACGAACGCGAATAATCAATCGATACGAGGCACTCTGTCGCCCCAACCGGTCGGCAGTCAACTGCAGTCGACCAGTATCCCGTTGCATACTGCAACTAGTCAGCAAGGATCGGCCCACGGATCGGGAAATTCATACACCGGACAAAATGACGGAACGAATTTGCACAATCAGCAAACTTCCAATCAAAATACATCGGGTCAGCAACCACCGATGTCACCGACTTATGGATCGACGATGGGACAACAATTTATCAATAACGCCAAAGGCAGCACTACTTCGTCACAGCAGATGAACGAGGAACGTGAGAGACAACGGAGAATAGacgaactgaaaaaaatacaagccGAGTTCGATGAGAGTCAGCGAAAACGCGAGGATGAAATTaggcaacaacaacaacagcttCAGTTACATCAACAGCAGATGCAACAATTGTACGCCCAACAACAGCAACatcaacagcaacaacagatGCAATCGAACTTGAAGAGCCAGCAACAATTGCATCCGGGAATGTTGAGACTCGATAATCTTGTTATCAACGGCCCGAGCTCACCACCCT CCTCACAAAACGGCAGCAACGATGCTCCACCTCCACCCGAGCGTGGTTCGAGTTACGCTGTAATGTCACAACAAAGTGCCCTACGATCGAACACCTCGACGACCTCGAACGTACCTCTCGGTTCACATCCGACTGCTACGATAAAGAGAGTCTCGTTCCACGATCCAAACGCGAATATCGAACCACCGCGCAACGTTTCATCAGTCACTTCGAGCACCCCTTCCTCCATTACCATGGACACGATAAGAGAGGACCCAAAC aattttataaatgaCGCGGAAAATCTCCTCGCATCCCCTAATACCCCAGAAGGACCAGGTGGACAATTCCAGGGAGCAACGCCCGGTGTCATTGGAGCTCAAGAGGTTTATAA AGATCCAAGACAAAAACGCCTTGCCGAGAAGCAGAAACAACAGCAAAATTCCCAATTAGGAGAAGTACCGGAGAAGTTAAGTTTCAAGGAGAAAATGAAGATGTTTGCAATGGAAACTGGAGAAGATGGTACCCCACGGGACAAAGTGAAGATTTCGCGTGCCCAACGCGATATCGATAATATTGGAAGTCCTTTGAGTCCAAATAACAACAATCGAagctaa